One Ignavibacterium sp. DNA segment encodes these proteins:
- a CDS encoding electron transfer flavoprotein subunit alpha/FixB family protein, which yields MANKVLSIIEQREGSIKKISYEAVSVGASLAKELDLEFEAVVIGSEVEGLSNLGNYSAAKITHLKNAELYNFSSSAYSDLISNYAKESNAGIIILGNTSFGNELAPRIAVKLKSACIVDCVNLTVKTGEIIATRPVYAGKALIRSKLSSDVKIFTIRPNVFKAEKVSGQNPEIKVEEITNPNLKSKVVAYKKSEGKLDVAEANIIVAGGRGMKGPEHFNLIESLADVLGAAIGASRAVVDAGWRPHSEQVGQTGKTVSPSLYIACGISGAIQHLAGMSSSKYIVAINKDKDAPIFSVADYGIAGDVFDILPVLTEEIKKIKS from the coding sequence ATGGCAAATAAAGTTTTATCAATAATTGAACAAAGAGAAGGCAGTATTAAAAAAATTTCTTATGAGGCTGTAAGTGTCGGCGCATCTCTTGCTAAAGAATTAGACCTTGAATTTGAAGCTGTTGTAATCGGTTCTGAAGTCGAAGGATTATCAAATCTTGGAAATTATAGTGCAGCAAAAATTACCCACTTAAAAAATGCTGAGTTGTATAACTTTAGCTCAAGTGCCTACTCGGATTTGATTAGCAATTATGCTAAAGAATCTAATGCAGGCATAATTATATTAGGCAATACTTCTTTTGGAAATGAATTAGCTCCCAGAATAGCAGTTAAGCTAAAATCTGCCTGTATTGTTGATTGTGTAAATCTAACAGTAAAAACTGGTGAAATAATTGCAACACGACCAGTTTATGCAGGTAAAGCACTCATAAGATCAAAACTTAGCTCTGATGTAAAAATCTTTACTATCAGACCAAATGTTTTTAAAGCTGAAAAAGTATCTGGGCAAAATCCTGAAATAAAAGTTGAAGAGATTACAAATCCAAACCTGAAATCAAAAGTAGTTGCATACAAAAAATCTGAAGGAAAACTTGATGTTGCAGAAGCAAACATTATTGTAGCCGGAGGCAGAGGAATGAAAGGACCGGAACACTTTAATCTTATTGAATCCTTGGCAGATGTTCTTGGTGCTGCAATCGGCGCATCCAGAGCTGTTGTTGATGCCGGATGGCGACCACACAGTGAACAGGTTGGACAAACAGGTAAGACGGTTTCTCCTTCTCTTTACATTGCTTGCGGAATTTCGGGTGCAATCCAGCATCTGGCAGGTATGTCTTCATCAAAATATATTGTTGCAATAAATAAAGATAAAGATGCACCTATTTTCAGTGTTGCTGATTATGGTATTGCTGGAGATGTCTTTGATATTTTACCAGTTTTAACCGAAGAAATAAAAAAAATAAAATCATAA
- a CDS encoding electron transfer flavoprotein subunit beta/FixA family protein, whose product MKIAVCISHVPDTATRIKIGSDNKSIDSAGVTYILNPYDEFAIEEALKTKEKLGSDTIVYALSVGGEANKETIRKALAMGVDEGVLLKDDAQRDSFGIAYALSEEIKSLGCELVFFGKQSVDFDNSITGQLTAEFLGYNCIPVVVDLKLDGNKVTAEREIEGGREVVETETPVVITAQKGLNEPRYASLKGIMSAKKKNIAEKPAAAYSLLSETLEMFLPPSKQPGRILGTDKSVVPELVKLLREEAKVI is encoded by the coding sequence ATGAAAATAGCTGTATGTATCAGTCATGTACCAGACACTGCAACAAGAATAAAGATCGGCTCAGATAACAAATCTATTGATTCAGCAGGAGTTACATATATACTTAATCCTTATGATGAGTTTGCAATTGAAGAAGCTCTGAAGACAAAAGAAAAATTAGGATCTGATACTATTGTTTATGCATTAAGCGTCGGTGGAGAAGCTAACAAAGAAACTATCCGGAAAGCACTTGCAATGGGCGTTGATGAAGGTGTGCTATTAAAAGATGATGCTCAACGGGATTCATTTGGAATTGCATATGCGCTTAGCGAAGAAATAAAATCATTGGGTTGTGAATTAGTTTTTTTCGGAAAGCAATCCGTAGATTTTGATAATTCAATAACAGGTCAATTAACTGCTGAATTTTTAGGCTATAATTGTATTCCTGTTGTAGTTGATTTAAAATTAGATGGTAATAAAGTTACTGCCGAAAGAGAAATTGAAGGTGGGCGTGAAGTTGTTGAAACCGAAACCCCCGTTGTAATCACTGCTCAAAAGGGTTTGAATGAGCCAAGATATGCTTCATTAAAAGGTATTATGTCTGCAAAGAAAAAAAATATAGCTGAAAAACCAGCAGCAGCTTATTCTCTGCTTAGCGAAACTCTTGAGATGTTTCTTCCACCATCAAAGCAGCCAGGAAGAATATTGGGAACAGATAAGAGTGTAGTTCCTGAATTAGTTAAACTTTTAAGAGAAGAAGCAAAGGTAATATAG
- a CDS encoding ATP-dependent Clp protease adaptor ClpS, translating into MLLMELQPNESQHYEAITEETTGIGLSSRVLLFNDDWHTFDEVITQLISAIKCTYEKARSLAFEVHVKGKAIVFNGSMKDCLIVSSVLEEIALHTQIIT; encoded by the coding sequence ATGTTGCTTATGGAATTGCAGCCAAATGAATCTCAACACTATGAAGCTATAACTGAAGAGACCACAGGTATTGGTTTAAGTTCTCGGGTGTTGCTGTTTAACGATGACTGGCACACATTTGATGAAGTAATAACACAATTAATCTCTGCAATAAAATGCACTTACGAAAAAGCAAGAAGTCTGGCTTTTGAAGTTCATGTTAAAGGTAAAGCAATTGTGTTTAACGGCAGTATGAAAGATTGTCTGATAGTATCCTCTGTGTTAGAAGAGATTGCACTGCACACACAAATTATTACTTAA
- a CDS encoding SET domain-containing protein-lysine N-methyltransferase, with product MYKNLLKVDKSSVHGKGLFANTSFNEGDVIVQITGEVIDSDECERRENEENNVYIFYKNDNEFIDVSNNSLLKYINHSCNYNCDVDEDEKGNLLLLAVSNIKSGDELTIHYGYDEIYQYCACVNCENKNN from the coding sequence ATGTATAAAAACTTATTAAAGGTTGATAAGTCATCAGTTCATGGCAAAGGGTTGTTTGCAAATACTTCTTTTAATGAAGGAGATGTCATCGTGCAAATAACCGGTGAAGTTATTGATTCCGATGAATGTGAACGCAGAGAAAATGAAGAGAATAATGTTTATATCTTTTACAAAAACGATAATGAATTTATAGATGTTTCTAATAATTCACTTTTGAAGTATATAAATCATTCTTGTAATTATAACTGTGATGTTGATGAGGACGAAAAAGGGAATTTACTACTACTTGCAGTTTCAAATATCAAATCAGGTGATGAGTTGACGATACATTATGGATATGACGAGATTTATCAATACTGTGCTTGCGTAAACTGCGAAAATAAAAATAACTGA
- a CDS encoding cytochrome c family protein — protein MKLFSCSLVVFMLVSLIDAFPQNGNSFIGVEACAMCHKTEKQGSQLSIWQNSKHAKAYETLKTEKADNIAKEKGFSTPAVQTTECLKCHASGYNVDPSLLGKKFKIEDGVQCETCHGAGSAYKDMKIMKDKELAIKNGLVVHDKLENFCIGCHNVESPTFVDFNVDEAWNKIKHPKP, from the coding sequence ATGAAACTCTTTAGTTGCTCTCTAGTTGTTTTTATGCTCGTTTCATTAATTGACGCTTTTCCTCAAAACGGAAATTCGTTTATCGGCGTTGAAGCATGTGCAATGTGTCATAAAACTGAAAAACAGGGAAGTCAGTTATCTATTTGGCAGAATAGCAAACATGCCAAAGCTTACGAAACCCTCAAAACAGAAAAAGCAGATAATATAGCTAAAGAAAAAGGTTTTTCTACTCCAGCAGTTCAAACAACAGAATGTCTTAAATGTCACGCCAGCGGGTACAATGTTGATCCATCTTTATTAGGAAAGAAGTTTAAAATTGAAGATGGAGTTCAATGCGAAACTTGCCACGGAGCAGGCTCTGCATATAAGGATATGAAAATAATGAAAGATAAAGAACTTGCCATTAAAAATGGATTAGTAGTTCATGATAAACTGGAGAATTTCTGTATTGGCTGTCATAATGTTGAAAGTCCTACATTTGTTGATTTTAATGTTGATGAAGCCTGGAATAAAATAAAACACCCGAAGCCATAA
- a CDS encoding cytochrome c3 family protein: MQKIKVLYLFIFLGITALLLTGAVSSKKENNLSSNEGKIKFSHSLHKDLVDCQTCHSAVMESISLKSSLFPNHDNCSDCHEVDNDEECSTCHYDDNFEALSASKTGLIFNHKFHLTDQKIDCESCHKGISEVDYSWQAAQPNPPMEQCYSCHNDKSTASNACESCHTSTVNLIPQNHRVVSFAKTHKFAASEFKANCIMCHDNQSCDECHVATIGITEVNLKNDFYQPYYSSNFVDGAKVQVINRVHELNYRFSHGIDAKGKTSDCQTCHQVETFCAECHQSENQDFAFGGIVPATHLKPTFKTFGVGTGGGDHATLAKRDIERCMSCHDVNGADPTCITCHFDADGIKGTNPKTHPIGFMKGEKGDWHNDFGSICYNCHTSASPNSPRSAGFCNYCHGI, encoded by the coding sequence ATGCAAAAAATCAAAGTACTATATCTGTTTATCTTTCTTGGCATAACTGCATTATTATTAACAGGTGCGGTAAGCAGTAAGAAAGAAAATAATCTATCTTCAAATGAAGGCAAGATCAAATTTTCTCATTCGCTTCATAAAGACCTTGTGGATTGTCAGACTTGTCATTCAGCAGTAATGGAAAGCATAAGCCTTAAAAGTAGTTTATTCCCGAATCACGATAATTGTTCAGATTGTCATGAAGTAGATAATGACGAAGAATGTTCAACCTGTCATTATGATGATAATTTTGAAGCATTATCTGCCAGTAAAACCGGATTAATATTTAATCATAAATTTCATCTCACTGATCAGAAAATTGATTGTGAATCCTGCCATAAAGGTATTTCTGAAGTTGATTATAGTTGGCAGGCTGCTCAGCCAAATCCGCCAATGGAGCAGTGTTACAGCTGTCATAATGATAAATCTACTGCTTCCAATGCTTGTGAATCCTGCCATACATCAACAGTTAATCTGATACCACAAAACCATAGAGTTGTAAGTTTTGCCAAAACACACAAGTTTGCTGCATCTGAGTTTAAGGCTAATTGTATAATGTGCCACGATAATCAATCTTGTGATGAATGCCATGTTGCAACAATTGGAATTACAGAAGTTAATCTGAAAAATGATTTTTATCAGCCGTATTATTCAAGCAATTTTGTAGATGGTGCAAAAGTTCAGGTCATCAACCGTGTTCATGAATTAAACTATAGATTTTCTCATGGTATTGATGCGAAAGGAAAAACCTCTGATTGTCAGACCTGCCATCAGGTAGAAACATTTTGTGCTGAATGCCATCAATCAGAAAATCAGGATTTTGCTTTTGGCGGAATAGTACCAGCAACTCATCTAAAACCTACATTTAAAACTTTTGGTGTTGGTACCGGCGGCGGCGATCACGCAACTTTAGCAAAAAGAGATATTGAAAGATGTATGTCCTGTCATGATGTTAATGGTGCTGACCCAACTTGTATTACTTGTCACTTTGACGCTGATGGTATAAAAGGTACTAATCCAAAAACACATCCTATCGGATTTATGAAGGGAGAGAAAGGTGATTGGCATAATGACTTTGGTTCTATTTGTTATAATTGCCATACAAGTGCATCACCGAATTCTCCGCGGTCTGCAGGATTCTGTAATTATTGTCATGGAATTTAA
- a CDS encoding CxxxxCH/CxxCH domain-containing protein: MKYLKIFFAANVSFLFFIGCSDIREDIPISAPKIALHKDGIKNPASPNFHGKLVAAANWDMKQCQQCHAANYNGGTAEASCYTCHKTPGGPEACNTCHGDFANTLRIAPPRALNGNILSSDRGVGAHTKHLFDNKLGKVVSCNECHIEPAAGFSDPSHIDNTPGAEIIFGLLSRLQSNVSGGFNYQSSLGNFTPNPSFDASDGSCSNTYCHGYFKNGNLNNAVLFTAQSQGAACGTCHGDAATGNPLPKTPAQGGTHPPSQNCQQCHGDVVENSNGNYSIVNKDKHINGKLNVFNNEFEF, translated from the coding sequence ATGAAGTACTTAAAAATATTTTTTGCAGCTAATGTTTCATTTTTATTTTTTATTGGCTGCAGTGATATAAGAGAAGACATTCCAATATCTGCACCTAAGATTGCACTTCATAAAGACGGAATAAAAAATCCGGCTTCTCCAAATTTTCACGGTAAGCTTGTGGCAGCTGCTAATTGGGATATGAAACAATGTCAGCAATGTCATGCTGCTAATTATAACGGAGGTACTGCAGAAGCAAGCTGTTATACTTGTCATAAAACTCCCGGCGGACCTGAAGCCTGCAATACTTGTCACGGTGATTTTGCAAATACTTTAAGAATTGCACCGCCAAGGGCTTTGAATGGTAATATACTTTCATCTGATAGGGGAGTTGGAGCGCATACTAAACATCTTTTTGATAACAAACTTGGTAAAGTTGTCAGCTGTAATGAATGCCATATAGAACCGGCAGCAGGATTTTCTGACCCATCACATATTGATAATACACCAGGTGCTGAAATAATATTTGGTTTGCTTTCAAGATTACAATCAAATGTTTCCGGTGGTTTTAATTATCAATCCAGCCTTGGGAACTTTACCCCAAACCCAAGTTTCGATGCTTCAGATGGAAGCTGCTCAAACACTTACTGCCACGGATATTTTAAAAATGGTAATTTGAATAATGCAGTTTTGTTTACTGCACAATCACAGGGAGCAGCTTGTGGTACTTGTCATGGTGATGCAGCTACCGGCAATCCATTACCGAAAACTCCTGCTCAGGGAGGAACACATCCGCCGAGTCAAAATTGTCAGCAATGTCATGGTGATGTAGTAGAGAATAGCAATGGTAATTATTCAATAGTTAATAAGGATAAGCATATCAATGGTAAGTTAAATGTTTTTAATAATGAATTTGAATTTTAA
- a CDS encoding PorV/PorQ family protein: MRKFSILIILMLSFVISQINIYPQIFREISKVGTTAGQFLKIAPGARALGMGGTYVGVSDDIYAAYYNPAGIAISKGNGQVAFSHTQWLADINFDYAAVSLNLESFGAISFSVTSFRIPEDKVRTFEFPEGNGQYWDAGSVSFAVGYAKSLTDRFSIGFNAKFIRESIWSTSSTGFALDVGTYYVTPFNDLVIGASISNFGTKMKLDGRDIQLNYDPDNNISTGPNNIPAKFEMDQYDLPLIFRIGFSMDVIKSRYIRVKTAFDATHPNDNSEYLNAGIELAYDELVFIRGGYKSLFLANSEQSFTLGAGINYEMTSGISIKFNYAYGDYGRLKNIQYIDIGLIF, encoded by the coding sequence ATGAGAAAATTTTCTATACTAATAATTCTGATGCTGAGTTTCGTTATTAGTCAAATAAATATATATCCGCAAATATTTAGAGAAATTTCTAAAGTTGGCACTACTGCCGGACAATTTCTTAAAATTGCACCAGGTGCCAGAGCACTTGGAATGGGTGGAACTTATGTAGGTGTAAGTGATGATATTTATGCTGCATATTATAATCCCGCGGGTATAGCAATTAGTAAAGGGAACGGACAGGTTGCATTCAGTCATACACAATGGTTAGCAGATATAAATTTCGATTATGCTGCGGTATCTTTAAATCTTGAATCCTTCGGAGCAATTTCTTTTTCTGTTACTTCTTTTAGAATCCCTGAGGATAAAGTAAGAACTTTCGAGTTCCCTGAAGGCAATGGACAGTATTGGGATGCAGGCTCTGTGTCTTTTGCTGTTGGATATGCAAAAAGCCTGACTGATAGATTTTCAATTGGCTTTAATGCTAAGTTTATCAGAGAATCAATCTGGAGTACCTCATCAACTGGATTTGCCTTAGATGTTGGAACGTACTATGTAACCCCTTTTAATGATTTAGTAATCGGCGCCAGCATTTCCAACTTTGGAACTAAAATGAAACTGGATGGAAGAGATATTCAGCTTAATTATGATCCTGATAATAATATCAGCACAGGACCAAATAATATTCCGGCTAAATTTGAAATGGATCAATATGATCTTCCGCTGATCTTCAGAATCGGATTTTCAATGGACGTGATTAAATCAAGATACATAAGAGTTAAAACAGCTTTTGATGCAACTCATCCCAATGATAATAGTGAGTATCTTAATGCTGGAATAGAATTAGCCTATGATGAATTAGTATTTATCAGAGGAGGATATAAATCATTATTTCTGGCAAACAGTGAGCAAAGTTTTACTTTGGGCGCTGGAATAAATTATGAAATGACAAGTGGTATCAGCATAAAATTTAACTATGCTTATGGAGATTATGGCAGATTAAAAAATATTCAATACATAGATATTGGATTGATATTTTAA